Proteins from a genomic interval of Amycolatopsis sp. cg13:
- the msrA gene encoding peptide-methionine (S)-S-oxide reductase MsrA, with product MTEKAILAGGCFWGMEELFRHQPGVTATRVGYSGGDVPHATYRNHGTHAETIEVTYDPAQTDFRALLEFFFQVHDPSTKNRQGNDIGTSYRSAIFYTTDEQKQIAEDTIADVDASGLWPGKVVTEVTAAGDFWEAEPEHQDYLQRYPHGYTCHFPRPGWKLPKRG from the coding sequence ATGACGGAAAAAGCGATCCTGGCCGGCGGGTGTTTCTGGGGCATGGAGGAGCTGTTCCGCCACCAGCCCGGCGTGACCGCCACCCGCGTCGGCTACAGCGGCGGCGACGTCCCCCACGCCACCTACCGCAACCACGGCACCCACGCCGAAACCATCGAAGTCACCTACGACCCCGCCCAAACCGACTTCCGCGCCCTGCTCGAATTCTTCTTCCAAGTCCACGACCCCAGCACCAAAAACCGCCAAGGCAACGACATCGGCACCAGCTACCGATCCGCCATCTTCTACACCACCGACGAGCAAAAACAGATCGCCGAAGATACCATCGCCGACGTCGACGCCTCCGGCCTCTGGCCCGGCAAAGTCGTCACCGAAGTGACCGCCGCCGGCGACTTCTGGGAGGCCGAGCCCGAGCACCAGGACTACCTCCAGCGCTACCCGCACGGCTACACCTGCCACTTCCCGCGCCCCGGCTGGAAACTCCCGAAGCGCGGCTGA
- a CDS encoding WS/DGAT domain-containing protein, protein MRVLIVSANMGQGHNATGRALEDAVRERWPDATVSWLNALERLGPGFESLFQRIYVANVESVPWLYEFFYGAIWRIPWFAAASRWFTASWCGARLAKPVAEFAPDLVLSTYPMGTAGLAWLRRKGKLPVPLGAWVSDFAPHPFWVYGAADLTMVMHDVAVAPALRSSPSAHVGVSAPPVRAVFRPGDQPAARHELELPPDAFVPLVSCGSLGFGEIETTVRELLAADPSVVPIAICGRNDAVAARLRALDEPRLRVVGWTDQPEVYTLASDVVVTNAGGATSLEALACGRPVLMHQPIAAHGKANARLMAAAGLALVSTKDGELAETVRGLLAEPERLKEMAEAVARHCETATPLVTALESLASAPLNPPTQRLRPEDALFVHVATPEVPQQVGAVLLFDPKADGTPVTHADAEHLLAATPGLRTRLLPGSGLWRARWQEDPGRTSADVLTSVRIGPDAPLDAALTREMDAFFSEPVSPEHPVRARLVTGIEGEQGALLIALHHAASDGIAVISALVGQARGKEPLVPAAAPRSRRRGWWSRPNVALGASRAPNATLGASHEPNATLGALNEPAVRSASVEGGGGGTDGAPNATLGASRAPNAALGASDAPNATLGASRAPNAALGASDAPNAALGASHAPNATLGRNRSQPGRSAVRARLAGLAAPVREALARVASPVWHGLDRPAGSAAGSDIAEPARPKPSSTSKTRTQATDLARGVWALARAGAAPRVQWDKHIDSPQRHFARAHLSAPEVRKAARRAAVPTTNLVLALVAEALHRELGGTAPEQLRVLIPMSVRDTGTFRQLGNHTGAASVDLPTGAMSLSERVRATDRMLSDQVGHGAPRAGNAVVRVLGILPPALHRRAAKLVYRGTWFSVIASVLPGARSPVVLNGALVRTVYPVLSLAPGVPVAVGIMTWADRFTVCITVPAGQEARGDRLAAAVVEAFGRL, encoded by the coding sequence GTGCGCGTGCTGATCGTGTCCGCGAACATGGGGCAGGGGCACAACGCCACGGGACGCGCGCTCGAGGACGCGGTGCGCGAGCGCTGGCCGGACGCGACCGTTTCGTGGCTCAACGCCCTCGAACGGCTCGGACCCGGTTTCGAAAGCCTTTTCCAGCGTATTTACGTCGCCAACGTGGAAAGCGTCCCGTGGCTTTACGAATTCTTTTACGGCGCGATCTGGCGCATTCCGTGGTTCGCCGCCGCGTCCCGCTGGTTCACTGCTTCCTGGTGCGGGGCGCGGCTCGCGAAACCGGTCGCCGAATTCGCGCCGGACCTCGTGCTTTCGACCTATCCGATGGGCACCGCCGGCTTGGCCTGGCTGCGCCGCAAGGGAAAACTCCCGGTGCCGCTCGGTGCGTGGGTTTCGGACTTCGCGCCGCATCCGTTCTGGGTTTACGGCGCGGCCGATCTCACCATGGTGATGCACGACGTCGCGGTCGCCCCCGCGCTGCGCTCGTCGCCGTCGGCGCACGTCGGCGTGTCCGCGCCGCCGGTGCGCGCGGTGTTCCGCCCGGGCGACCAGCCGGCGGCGCGCCACGAGCTGGAGCTGCCGCCGGACGCGTTCGTCCCGCTGGTTTCGTGCGGCTCGCTGGGTTTCGGCGAAATCGAGACGACGGTGCGGGAATTGCTGGCGGCGGACCCGTCCGTCGTGCCGATCGCGATCTGCGGACGCAACGACGCCGTCGCCGCCCGGCTGCGAGCGCTGGACGAACCGCGGCTGCGCGTCGTCGGCTGGACGGACCAGCCTGAGGTCTACACGCTGGCTTCGGATGTCGTGGTGACCAACGCGGGCGGCGCGACCTCGCTGGAAGCGCTGGCCTGCGGACGTCCCGTACTGATGCACCAGCCGATCGCCGCGCACGGCAAGGCCAACGCCCGGTTGATGGCCGCCGCCGGACTCGCTCTAGTATCCACAAAGGACGGTGAGCTGGCGGAGACGGTACGGGGTCTCCTTGCTGAACCGGAACGCCTCAAGGAGATGGCGGAAGCTGTCGCCCGGCATTGCGAGACGGCTACCCCGTTGGTGACTGCCTTGGAATCGCTGGCTTCCGCGCCGCTGAACCCGCCGACGCAACGGCTGCGGCCGGAGGACGCGCTGTTCGTGCACGTGGCCACTCCGGAGGTGCCGCAGCAGGTCGGGGCGGTGCTGCTGTTCGACCCCAAGGCCGACGGCACGCCGGTCACTCACGCGGACGCAGAGCATTTGCTGGCGGCGACCCCCGGCTTGCGGACGCGACTACTGCCCGGCAGCGGATTGTGGCGGGCGCGCTGGCAGGAGGACCCGGGCCGGACGTCCGCGGATGTGCTGACGTCGGTGCGGATCGGCCCGGACGCGCCGTTGGACGCGGCTTTGACGCGGGAGATGGACGCGTTCTTCTCGGAACCGGTGTCCCCGGAGCATCCGGTCCGGGCGCGGCTGGTGACGGGGATCGAGGGGGAGCAGGGGGCGTTGCTGATCGCGCTGCATCATGCGGCGAGTGACGGGATCGCGGTGATCAGCGCGCTGGTGGGGCAGGCGCGGGGGAAGGAGCCGCTGGTTCCGGCGGCGGCGCCTCGGTCTCGGCGGAGGGGGTGGTGGAGCCGCCCCAATGTGGCATTGGGTGCGTCTCGCGCACCGAATGCCACATTGGGTGCGTCTCACGAACCCAATGCCACATTGGGTGCATTGAATGAGCCAGCGGTGCGCAGCGCCTCTGTTGAGGGTGGTGGCGGGGGCACGGATGGAGCACCGAACGCCACATTGGGTGCGTCTCGCGCACCGAACGCCGCATTGGGTGCATCTGACGCACCGAATGCCACATTGGGTGCGTCTCGCGCACCGAACGCCGCATTGGGTGCATCTGACGCACCCAATGCCGCGTTGGGTGCGTCTCACGCACCCAATGCCACATTGGGGCGCAACAGGTCTCAACCCGGGCGGAGTGCGGTGCGGGCGCGGCTTGCCGGGCTGGCGGCACCGGTGCGCGAGGCGCTCGCCCGCGTGGCGAGCCCGGTGTGGCACGGACTTGATCGGCCAGCGGGATCGGCCGCGGGTTCCGACATTGCCGAGCCCGCGCGCCCGAAACCCAGCTCAACCAGCAAAACCCGCACCCAAGCCACCGACCTGGCCCGTGGCGTCTGGGCCCTCGCCCGAGCCGGTGCCGCGCCCCGGGTCCAGTGGGACAAGCATATTGACAGCCCCCAGCGGCACTTCGCGCGCGCTCACCTCTCCGCCCCCGAAGTCCGGAAAGCGGCGCGGCGGGCAGCGGTCCCGACGACCAACCTCGTCCTCGCCCTAGTAGCCGAGGCGTTACACCGCGAGCTGGGCGGGACCGCGCCGGAACAACTGCGCGTGTTGATCCCGATGTCGGTCCGCGACACCGGGACTTTCCGTCAGCTCGGCAATCACACCGGCGCGGCGTCGGTCGACCTGCCGACGGGGGCAATGTCGTTGTCCGAGCGCGTGCGGGCGACGGACCGGATGCTGTCCGACCAGGTCGGCCACGGCGCGCCTCGTGCGGGCAACGCGGTCGTGCGCGTCCTGGGAATACTTCCGCCGGCGCTGCATCGCCGGGCGGCCAAGCTCGTCTATCGCGGCACGTGGTTCAGCGTCATCGCCTCGGTGCTGCCGGGCGCGCGGTCGCCGGTGGTGCTCAACGGTGCGCTCGTCCGCACGGTGTACCCGGTCTTGTCGCTCGCCCCGGGAGTTCCGGTCGCGGTCGGCATCATGACGTGGGCTGACCGGTTCACCGTCTGCATCACAGTGCCTGCCGGACAAGAGGCGCGCGGCGATCGGCTGGCGGCCGCGGTCGTCGAGGCGTTCGGCCGGTTGTAG
- a CDS encoding DUF427 domain-containing protein, with protein MTDYPAAAVETGHVEPVPRRVRGMLAGKTIVDSTRAKYVWEWPYYPQFYFPIDDVLSGALVPEDEARRYSLRVGEIEKPAAAWVNDSVLPGHVRFAWDALDSWFEEDEQVFVHPRNPYTRVDALRSTRHVRVALNGVTLAESSSPVLLFETGLPTRYYFNRTEVDFTHLVAEPDMVTACPYKGETSGYWSVRVGDVLHEHLAWTYAYPTAAVQPIAGLVAFYNEMVDIEVDGELLPRPRTHFSQ; from the coding sequence ATGACCGATTATCCAGCGGCAGCAGTCGAAACCGGACATGTGGAACCGGTCCCCCGGCGAGTGCGCGGAATGCTCGCCGGGAAGACCATTGTGGACAGCACGCGGGCGAAATACGTCTGGGAATGGCCCTACTATCCGCAGTTCTACTTCCCGATCGACGACGTTCTCTCCGGCGCGCTCGTGCCCGAGGACGAGGCTCGGCGGTACTCGCTCCGCGTCGGCGAGATCGAAAAGCCTGCTGCCGCTTGGGTAAACGACTCTGTCCTACCCGGACACGTCCGGTTCGCCTGGGACGCTTTGGATTCCTGGTTCGAAGAGGACGAGCAGGTTTTCGTCCACCCGCGCAACCCGTACACGCGGGTGGACGCTTTGCGCTCGACCCGCCACGTCCGAGTAGCGCTCAACGGCGTGACTTTGGCGGAATCGTCGTCACCGGTACTGCTGTTCGAAACGGGCCTCCCGACGCGGTATTACTTCAACCGCACCGAAGTCGATTTCACGCACCTCGTCGCCGAGCCGGACATGGTCACTGCCTGCCCGTACAAGGGCGAGACGTCCGGCTACTGGTCCGTCCGCGTCGGCGATGTCCTGCACGAACACCTCGCCTGGACGTACGCCTACCCGACCGCCGCGGTCCAGCCGATCGCCGGATTGGTGGCGTTCTACAACGAGATGGTGGACATCGAGGTGGACGGCGAACTTCTCCCCCGTCCGCGCACGCACTTCTCGCAGTGA
- a CDS encoding DMT family transporter, translating into MTVTGMSLVVAVPAAVAGAACMGLASAAQARATKEVETGKPLDLTLFKRLVGRPLWLIGIAATILGLVLQLVALAFGPLLLVQPLLVTSLMFAGLASARLERRRPDRTMSVGGLLCVAGLAAFLVVARPSGNSETLVSGGALLPLGIALAVVTLASLVVAASTNSGSWRVLGLAVATGVLYGLTAGLMKVVAGQFRVGIDEPFRHWTLYLVCVVGPLGFLLSQNTFQQGRFLTPALAVITALDPLVGVAIGLSWMGESADGRPLALFGEALAGLVIVVGIALLSTRASHLSAESEMPPAEEETAPDNPGEEPDSDSDDGYGLAGTAC; encoded by the coding sequence GTGACAGTTACGGGGATGTCGCTGGTCGTGGCTGTCCCCGCCGCCGTCGCCGGCGCGGCGTGCATGGGACTCGCGAGCGCAGCGCAGGCCAGGGCGACCAAAGAAGTGGAAACCGGCAAACCGCTCGACCTGACGCTCTTCAAGCGGCTCGTCGGACGCCCATTGTGGCTCATCGGGATCGCCGCGACCATCCTGGGTCTCGTCCTGCAGCTCGTCGCGCTCGCGTTCGGGCCGTTGCTGCTGGTCCAGCCGCTGCTCGTGACGTCGCTCATGTTCGCCGGCCTCGCGTCCGCGCGGCTGGAACGCCGCCGCCCGGACCGCACGATGAGTGTCGGCGGCTTGCTGTGCGTGGCCGGGCTGGCCGCGTTCCTCGTCGTCGCCCGGCCGAGCGGGAACAGCGAGACGCTCGTGAGCGGGGGCGCGTTGCTTCCGCTCGGCATCGCGCTCGCGGTGGTGACGCTCGCCTCGCTTGTTGTTGCCGCGTCAACGAATTCCGGATCTTGGCGGGTGCTCGGGCTCGCGGTCGCCACCGGCGTGCTGTACGGCCTCACCGCCGGATTGATGAAGGTGGTCGCGGGCCAGTTCCGCGTCGGGATCGACGAGCCCTTCCGGCACTGGACGCTGTATCTGGTGTGCGTGGTGGGGCCGCTGGGATTCCTGTTGAGCCAGAACACGTTCCAGCAGGGCCGGTTCCTGACGCCCGCGCTCGCCGTGATCACCGCGCTGGATCCGCTGGTCGGCGTCGCGATCGGGCTGTCGTGGATGGGCGAATCGGCCGACGGGAGGCCGCTCGCGTTGTTCGGCGAGGCGCTGGCCGGGCTGGTGATCGTGGTCGGGATCGCGCTGCTGTCCACGCGCGCGTCGCATTTGTCGGCGGAATCGGAAATGCCGCCCGCCGAAGAGGAAACCGCGCCGGACAACCCCGGCGAAGAGCCTGATTCGGACTCCGACGACGGGTACGGCCTCGCCGGGACCGCTTGCTAG